The following are encoded in a window of Echeneis naucrates chromosome 19, fEcheNa1.1, whole genome shotgun sequence genomic DNA:
- the mmp21 gene encoding matrix metallopeptidase-21, with protein sequence MLTFIQLIIFLFWTNIGSADAEKLFHNRDHSDMQSLTSRQAAVITDKYTAELFLSRYGFMEPVNWEEIQFEVSYTSFSEDLLDDFQTTIQEGTSVPHSRDTAPDATGRPSESQAFLSALKEFQKVSGLPVTGVLDEATKVAMNKPRCGVPDKETGLLTSVAPENSSALDVENSLADTFNETDSNNAENNTISTSFGVRNSSEKNTLSFNDTESLLTGDSNDTSVNYTGEFNLFDSTPLNSSETIIMDSQKVNISIKVHQSEEVQRRKRHLAALLSKSRPKRDLGENGYMAFSKKELKWRLIGEGYSSQLTIEEQRYILKLAFRMWSEVSPLEFVEDTRSPLEDVDIKLGFGTGRHLGCNQRFDGTGQEFAHAWFLGDIHFDDDEHFTGPNAGSGISLLKVAVHEIGHVLGLPHIYRPGSIMQPNYLPHESGFEMDWMDRKAIQRLYGACKGQFNTVFDWIRKEKTPYGETVIRFNTYFMRDGWYWLYENRNNRTRYGDPVPLQIGWRGIPVDGVDAHVHVWSRKRDAVYFFKGTQFWRYDSKNDVVFTQDPEGHHYPRLISEAFPGVSSPIDTAFYDRRDSHIYFFKNTLVYAFDIEANSLAKGFPKNIRDVFPPVVNGDHPDGNIDAAYFSYTHNAIFLLKGTRFWQVVGSRDRWRWLFLPHNGLLPHKEVDQHWFDICNVHPTTLKLTH encoded by the exons ATGCTGACTTTTATCCAGctgatcatttttcttttttggacgAACATTGGCTCAGCTGATGCAGAGAAACTTTTCCACAATCGGGATCATTCAGATATGCAAAGCCTGACCTCCCGACAAGCTGCGGTCATAACAGACAAATACACTGCTGAG TTATTTCTCTCTAGGTATGGATTCATGGAGCCGGTGAACTGGGAGGAGATACAGTTTGAAGTTTCTTACACCAGTTTCAGTGAAGACTTACTAGATGATTTTCAAACCACAATTCAAGAGGGGACCTCAGTGCCTCATTCAAGAGATACTGCCCCAGATGCCACGGGAAGACCAAGTGAGAGCCAAGCATTTCTTTCGGCACTTAAGGAGTTTCAGAAGGTATCTGGACTGCCTGTCACAGGTGTGTTGGATGAGGCCACCAAGGTGGCAATGAACAAACCAAGGTGTGGGGTCCCTGATAAGGAGACTGGCCTGCTCACCTCTGTAGCACCTGAGAACAGCAGTGCTTTAGACGTCGAAAACAGTTTGGCTGACACTTTTAATGAGACTGACAGTAACAACGCAGAAAACAATACGATTAGTACTTCTTTTGGTGTTCGCAACTCCTCTGAAAAAAACACATTGAGTTTTAATGACACAGAAAGTCTCCTCACTGGCGATTCCAATGACACCAGCGTGAATTACACAGGAGAATTCAATTTATTTGATAGCACTCCTCTAAACAGCTCAGAGACTATCATCATGGACAGTCAAAAAGTAAATATCAGCATAAAAGTACATCAGAGTGAGGAAGTGCAACGCAGGAAACGTCACCTTGCTGCTCTACTGTCAAAAAGCAGGCCCAAGAGAGACTTGGGTGAGAATGGCTACATGGCCTTTTCTAAGAAAGAGCTGAAATGGAGGCTTATAGGTGAAGGCTACAGCAGCCAGCTGACTATTGAAGAGCAGAGGTACATCTTGAAGCTGGCCTTCAGGATGTGGAGTGAAGTGTCTCCGCTGGAGTTTGTGGAAGACACACGTTCCCCGCTGGAGGATGTTGATATCAAGCTGGGCTTTGGTACAG GAAGGCATCTTGGATGCAATCAGAGGTTTGACGGCACTGGTCAAGAGTTTGCCCACGCCTGGTTCCTGGGAGATATACACTTTGACGATGATGAACATTTCACTGGACCTAATGCTGGAAGTGGGATCAGCCTTCTCAAA GTGGCAGTTCATGAGATTGGCCACGTCTTAGGTCTCCCCCACATATATAGACCTGGATCTATAATGCAGCCCAACTACCTGCCACATGAGTCTGGCTTTGAGATGGACTGGATGGACAGAAAGGCCATACAGCGCCTCTATG gGGCTTGTAAGGGCCAGTTCAACACGGTCTTTGATTGGATCAGAAAGGAGAAGACACCCTATGGGGAGACGGTCATCCGCTTTAACACATATTTCATGAGAGACGGCTGGTATTGGCTGTATGAGAACAGAAATAACCGGACACGATACGGTGATCCAGTTCCACTGCAGATTGGCTGGCGAGGAATTCCTGTGGATGGAGTGGAcgcacatgtgcatgtgtggtccAGAAAAAGAGATGCTGTTTACTTCTTTAAAG GTACTCAGTTCTGGAGGTATGACAGCAAGAACGACGTGGTTTTCACACAGGACCCAGAAGGTCACCACTATCCAAGGTTAATCTCTGAAGCTTTCCCAGGAGTTTCCAGTCCTATCGACACGGCCTTTTATGACAGGAGAGACTCCCACATCTACTTCTTCAAAAACACACTT GTGTACGCGTTCGACATCGAAGCCAACAGCTTGGCAAAAGGCTTCCCCAAAAACATCAGAGATGTTTTCCCTCCCGTGGTGAACGGAGATCATCCAGATGGCAACATTGATGCTGCCTACTTCTCCTACACCCACAACGCCATCTTTCTACTCAAGGGCACACGCTTTTGGCAGGTGGTGGGCAGCCGTGATCGCTGGCGCTGGCTCTTTCTGCCACATAATGGCTTGCTGCCACACAAGGAGGTGGATCAGCACTGGTTCGACATCTGCAACGTTCATCCTACCACGCTCAAACTAACCCACTGA
- the uros gene encoding uroporphyrinogen-III synthase, with the protein MHVLLLKEPRDGDSGPDPYIKELASYGHKATLIPVLSFKFVSLNTLSDKLFQPEKHGGLIFTSPRAVEAVRKCLEERREEWNSSVKDKWNAKSIYVVGKTTAALVQNLGLNPLGEDTGTAEVLSRVIIEREDTNIPPLFFPCGSIKREVLPTALRENGVPLETLTVYQTSEHPDLEKNLKNYFTEQGTPASIAFFSPSGVKFCLEVVRRLSGEHLTQIKFAAIGPTTQDAMAAEGLCVSCAAGKPTAEHLAAAIAKVLQ; encoded by the exons ATGCACGTATTGCTGCTCAAAGAGCCAAGAGACGGAGACTCTGGACCTGATCCTTACATCAAG GAGCTGGCGTCTTATGGTCATAAAGCTACCCTGATTCCCGTGCTGTCTTTTAAGTTTGTCTCATTGAACACCTTGTCAGATAAG CTTTTCCAGCCAGAAAAACATGGAGGTTTGATATTTACCAGTCCGAGAGCAGTGGAGGCTGTGAGGAAGTGCTTAGAAGAGAGAAGGGAAG AGTGGAACAGCTCTGTGAAAGACAAATGGAATGCCAAGTCTATTTATGTGGTTGGGAAAACAACTGCTGCACTAG tacaAAATCTGGGTCTGAACCCTTTGGGTGAAGACACAGGGACAGCAGAAGTCCTATCACGTGTTATTATTGAAC GAGAGGACACAAATATTCCAccgctttttttcccctgtggcTCAATCAAAAGGGAAGTCTTGCCCACGGCTTTAAGAGAAAATG GAGTGCCCCTCGAGACGCTGACTGTCTATCAAACATCTGAACATCCAGAtctggaaaaaaatctaaagaaCTATTTCACAGAGCAG GGCACTCCAGCCAGCATAGCTTTCTTCAGTCCTTCAGGAGTGAAGTTTTGCTTAGAAGTTGTGCGAAGGCTGTCAGGAGAACACCTGACTCAAATAAAG TTTGCAGCCATAGGACCTACTACACAGGATGCAATGGCAGCAGAAGGCCTCTGTGTCAGCTGTGCTGCAGGAAAGCCAACAGCTGAGCACCTGGCAGCAGCGATCGCAAAAGTTCTACAGTAA